A genomic region of Notamacropus eugenii isolate mMacEug1 chromosome 3, mMacEug1.pri_v2, whole genome shotgun sequence contains the following coding sequences:
- the LOC140531366 gene encoding large ribosomal subunit protein uL23-like, producing MATKVKKEAVVPPKTEAKSKALTAKKAVLKGVHSHKNKKIQTSPTFERPKILKLRRQPKYSRKSAPWRNKLDHYAIIKFPLTTESTLKKTEDNNTLVFIVDVKANKYQIKQAVKKLYDIDVAKVNTLIWPDQEKKVYVPLAPDYDTLDVANKIGII from the coding sequence ATGGCAACAAAGGTGAAGAAGGAAGCCGTTGTCCCCcccaagacagaagccaagtccaAGGCCTTGACGGCCAAGAAAGCGGTGTTGAAGGGTGTCCATAGCCACAAAAACAAGAAGATCCAAACATCCCCCACCTTCGAGAGACCCAAGATACTAAAACTAAGAAGGCAGCCCAAATACTCTCGGAAAAGTGCCCCTTGGAGAAACAAGCTTGATCACTATGCCATTATTAAGTTTCCCTTGACCACTGAGTCTACTCTGAAGAAGACTGAGGACAACAATACCCTAGTTTTCATTGTGGATGTCAAAGCCAACAAGTATCAGATCAAGCAGGCAGTAAAGAAGCTGTATGACATTGATGTGGCCAAGGTCAACACACTGATCTGGCCTGATCAAGAGAAGAAAGTTTATGTCCCTCTTGCTCCAGACTATGACACTTTAGATGTTgccaacaaaattggaatcatctAA